One genomic region from Amycolatopsis sp. FBCC-B4732 encodes:
- a CDS encoding flavin reductase family protein: MKTETLAHTAIEPGILYFGTPVVLISSTNEDGSANLAPMSSAFWLGWRAMLGLGARSKTTQNVLRTGECVLNLPSDALAAAVDRLALTTGSDPVPDGKRKRGYFHVAEKFARAGLTPVDSETVAPPRVAECPVAMEAVVEAVHPLAEDDERQRGGIVAIEVRVQRVFVHDDIRAAGSDDHVDPDRWRPLIMSFQKLYGLGPQVHPSTLARIPERLYRGPDIDRARRVASR, encoded by the coding sequence GTGAAGACGGAAACCCTTGCACACACGGCCATCGAGCCCGGCATCCTCTACTTCGGTACCCCGGTCGTCCTCATTTCCAGCACCAACGAAGACGGCTCCGCCAACCTCGCCCCGATGTCGTCGGCCTTCTGGCTCGGCTGGCGGGCGATGCTCGGGCTCGGTGCTCGCTCGAAGACCACCCAGAACGTCCTGCGCACCGGCGAATGCGTGCTCAACCTGCCCTCCGACGCGCTCGCCGCGGCCGTCGACCGGCTCGCGCTGACCACCGGGTCCGACCCCGTTCCGGACGGCAAGCGCAAGCGCGGGTACTTCCACGTGGCGGAAAAGTTCGCCCGCGCCGGGCTCACCCCGGTGGACTCCGAAACCGTCGCGCCGCCCCGGGTCGCCGAGTGCCCGGTCGCCATGGAGGCCGTCGTCGAGGCCGTGCACCCGCTGGCCGAGGACGACGAGCGGCAGCGCGGCGGGATCGTCGCGATCGAGGTGCGCGTGCAGCGCGTGTTCGTGCACGACGACATCCGCGCGGCCGGCAGCGACGACCACGTCGACCCGGACCGCTGGCGGCCGCTCATCATGAGCTTCCAGAAGCTCTACGGCCTCGGCCCGCAGGTCCACCCCTCGACGCTCGCCCGCATCCCCGAGCGGCTCTACCGCGGCCCGGACATCGACCGCGCCCGCAGGGTCGCGTCGCGTTGA
- a CDS encoding 2-dehydropantoate 2-reductase, translating to MRILVVGAGATGGYFGGRLLQAGRDVTFLVRPGRAKVLRDTGLRIVGLGEETVLEPPLVETGTLRETYDLVLLAVKATGLAPAIDDFAPAVGPGTLVLPFLNGLAHIDALDARFGADAVLGGVAKVLTTLDEDGAIRRLGPLQQLTYGARTEPVPPRLADVDAALSGAGFPAALSGRITEAMWAKWVFIAAIGAVNSLLRGTIGEVVAVPGGAEFAEAVVAEAASVAEAAGFPVPPADLEATRKTVTDPAMGGSSLYRDLLGGHPVEGEQIFGDLTARARRLGVATPLLDLVSLQLRVHQHRIG from the coding sequence TTGCGGATTCTGGTGGTGGGCGCCGGTGCGACCGGCGGGTACTTCGGCGGGCGGCTGCTGCAGGCGGGCCGGGACGTCACGTTCCTCGTCCGGCCCGGCCGGGCGAAGGTGCTGAGGGACACCGGCTTGCGGATCGTCGGGCTCGGCGAGGAGACGGTCCTGGAGCCTCCCCTGGTCGAGACCGGAACGCTCCGGGAGACCTACGACCTCGTGCTGCTGGCGGTCAAGGCCACCGGCCTGGCCCCGGCCATCGACGATTTCGCCCCCGCCGTCGGCCCGGGCACGCTGGTCCTGCCGTTCCTCAACGGACTCGCCCACATCGACGCCCTCGACGCGCGGTTCGGCGCGGACGCCGTGCTCGGCGGCGTCGCGAAAGTGCTGACCACCCTCGACGAAGACGGCGCGATCCGGCGGCTCGGACCGCTGCAGCAGCTGACCTACGGCGCCCGCACCGAGCCCGTCCCGCCCCGGCTGGCCGACGTCGACGCGGCGCTGAGCGGCGCCGGGTTCCCGGCCGCCCTCAGCGGGCGGATCACCGAGGCGATGTGGGCGAAATGGGTGTTCATCGCCGCGATCGGCGCGGTCAACAGCCTGCTGCGCGGCACGATCGGCGAGGTCGTCGCGGTGCCGGGCGGCGCGGAGTTCGCCGAAGCCGTCGTGGCCGAAGCCGCGTCGGTCGCCGAAGCGGCCGGGTTCCCGGTGCCGCCGGCGGACCTCGAAGCGACGCGGAAGACCGTGACGGACCCCGCGATGGGGGGATCTTCGCTGTACCGCGACCTGCTCGGCGGTCACCCGGTCGAGGGGGAGCAGATCTTCGGCGATCTCACCGCGCGTGCCCGGCGGCTGGGCGTCGCCACGCCGCTGCTCGACCTCGTCAGCCTGCAGTTGCGCGTCCACCAGCACCGCATCGGGTGA
- a CDS encoding ESX secretion-associated protein EspG, with amino-acid sequence MAERFEFVLEVVEALIVGQATGGDVRRYPLRAGNLPADPVRFVRVARQVYDALEERRLSVSGELHPGVRTAFELLADPRVSVAVSGIDGLGADVAVLVVTDGAQALGITQAADSDDLLFSLFADEDLVEVVTGVLPPAPAATTGKHVVHRAAGREVSAMAAKRIADAEFEEEETDAFGMIEVKAVVRPGRRPPARKTSDVAVLERVLAEPRLGGGHIAVSAQGRRGERVAGEPLSWLDTADGRYLVHTTSGEAGELTAEYVPAGRADLARAIRDAIAAVY; translated from the coding sequence ATGGCGGAGCGGTTCGAGTTCGTCCTCGAGGTCGTCGAAGCTCTCATAGTGGGCCAAGCGACCGGTGGTGACGTCCGGCGGTACCCGCTGCGAGCGGGCAACCTCCCGGCCGACCCGGTGCGGTTCGTGCGGGTCGCGCGCCAGGTCTACGACGCGCTCGAGGAGCGGCGGCTGTCGGTCTCCGGTGAGCTGCACCCCGGTGTGCGCACGGCGTTCGAGCTGCTCGCCGACCCCCGGGTTTCGGTTGCGGTGAGCGGGATCGACGGCCTCGGCGCCGACGTCGCCGTGCTCGTGGTCACCGACGGCGCCCAGGCGCTCGGGATCACGCAGGCGGCGGACAGCGACGATCTGCTGTTCTCGCTGTTCGCGGACGAGGACCTCGTCGAGGTCGTGACGGGCGTGCTGCCGCCCGCCCCGGCCGCGACCACGGGCAAGCACGTCGTGCACCGCGCCGCCGGGCGCGAAGTCTCGGCCATGGCGGCGAAGCGCATCGCCGACGCCGAGTTCGAGGAAGAGGAAACCGACGCCTTCGGCATGATCGAGGTCAAGGCCGTGGTGCGGCCCGGCCGCCGCCCGCCGGCGCGCAAGACCTCGGACGTCGCCGTCCTCGAGCGCGTGCTCGCCGAACCCCGGCTGGGCGGCGGCCACATCGCCGTCAGCGCGCAGGGGCGCCGCGGCGAGCGGGTCGCCGGTGAACCGCTGAGCTGGCTCGACACCGCCGACGGCCGCTACCTCGTGCACACGACGAGCGGCGAGGCCGGCGAGCTGACAGCGGAATACGTACCGGCCGGGCGGGCCGACCTCGCCCGCGCGATCCGCGACGCCATCGCCGCGGTGTACTGA
- a CDS encoding type VII secretion target, with translation MTAAGFEVEPDELVAHSSHVESLVDRLNTASAAADTAMSDHAYGLLCAFLPPIIRPTGEKAKEALTASMDGVRGLADNVKTAAQSYRDGEEANAQPFEKQLTASARTAETRTKA, from the coding sequence ATGACGGCCGCCGGCTTCGAGGTCGAACCGGACGAACTGGTCGCGCACTCGAGTCACGTCGAGAGCCTGGTCGACCGGCTCAACACCGCGTCCGCGGCCGCCGACACGGCGATGTCGGACCACGCCTACGGACTGCTGTGCGCGTTCCTCCCGCCGATCATCCGGCCGACGGGGGAGAAGGCGAAGGAGGCGCTGACCGCGTCGATGGACGGCGTGCGCGGGCTCGCGGACAACGTCAAGACGGCCGCGCAGTCCTACCGCGACGGTGAAGAGGCCAACGCGCAGCCGTTCGAGAAGCAGCTCACGGCGTCGGCGCGCACAGCGGAAACGAGGACGAAGGCATGA
- a CDS encoding YbaB/EbfC family nucleoid-associated protein codes for MTGPNGLGDLMRDPDEAIRRMDDWAAGFAAKAERYQAAQEETERLRLTATSSDGAVSVTVGADGTVTDLTFSNKVKSFPLEELSRQILTTMRRAQSGIAERVAGVMSERLGDEDRETRTALLDTLRGRFPDPDEPDEPAPPPAEPGPLPPSPSGGAAVPPSPSAPQASPPPRRRPDPVEDDNNPW; via the coding sequence ATGACCGGCCCGAACGGGCTCGGGGACCTGATGCGGGACCCCGACGAGGCGATCCGCCGCATGGACGACTGGGCGGCCGGCTTCGCGGCCAAGGCCGAGCGCTACCAGGCAGCCCAGGAGGAGACCGAGCGGCTCCGGCTGACGGCGACCAGCTCCGACGGCGCGGTCAGCGTGACCGTCGGCGCGGACGGCACGGTCACCGACCTGACGTTCTCCAACAAGGTCAAGTCGTTCCCGCTGGAGGAGCTGTCCCGGCAGATCCTGACGACGATGCGCCGCGCGCAGTCCGGCATCGCCGAGCGCGTCGCGGGCGTGATGTCGGAGCGTCTCGGCGACGAGGACCGCGAGACCCGCACGGCACTGCTCGACACGCTGCGCGGCCGGTTCCCCGACCCGGACGAACCGGACGAGCCGGCACCGCCGCCCGCGGAGCCGGGCCCGCTCCCGCCGTCCCCCTCGGGCGGCGCGGCGGTCCCACCGTCCCCGTCGGCCCCGCAGGCCTCACCGCCCCCACGGCGCCGGCCGGACCCGGTCGAGGACGACAACAACCCCTGGTGA
- a CDS encoding GNAT family N-acetyltransferase yields the protein MTGLITGSRVRLRPAAAPDAARFEEILSHPEVARWWADAEEPVAAQVSYLLDPDEGTTTYAIEHDDVVVGIELAFEEADPQYRHAGIDIAVHPDWQGRGLGSAAIRVLAEHLFTVRGHHRVVIDPAADNEAAIKLYRSLGFRPVGRMRSYERGPDGSWHDGLLMDLLAEDLVPTAALAGS from the coding sequence ATGACCGGCCTTATCACCGGTAGCCGTGTCCGGCTGCGGCCCGCCGCCGCCCCGGACGCCGCCCGGTTCGAGGAGATCCTGTCGCACCCCGAAGTCGCCCGCTGGTGGGCCGACGCCGAGGAGCCGGTGGCCGCCCAGGTGTCCTACCTGCTGGACCCCGATGAAGGCACCACGACCTACGCCATCGAACACGACGACGTCGTCGTGGGCATCGAGCTCGCGTTCGAGGAAGCGGATCCCCAGTACCGGCACGCCGGCATCGACATCGCCGTGCACCCGGACTGGCAGGGCCGCGGCCTCGGCTCGGCCGCCATCCGCGTGCTGGCCGAGCACCTGTTCACCGTGCGCGGGCACCACCGGGTGGTGATCGACCCCGCGGCGGACAACGAAGCGGCGATCAAGCTCTACCGCTCCCTCGGCTTCCGGCCGGTCGGCCGGATGCGCTCCTACGAACGCGGCCCGGACGGCAGCTGGCACGACGGGCTGCTGATGGATCTCCTGGCCGAAGACCTTGTCCCGACGGCCGCACTCGCCGGGTCGTGA
- a CDS encoding MFS transporter has product MSTPAVAARQLRRVAVASAVGTTIEWYDYFIYSTATALVFGKLFFTTLSPASGTLAAFATLGVGFLARPVGGILWGHFGDRVGRKAMLVLSLLLMGVATVGVGLLPTYSAIGVWAPILLLVLRLLQGLSAGGEWGGAALMAVEHAPDGHRGRYGAFSQIGVPAGLILAQLMFFVLGRSLTDAQFAAWGWRVPFLASIVLVAVGLVIRLRIEESPVFARLRDAEARSSRPMADVLRERPRALLVASGSFIANTAIGYIFLAYLLSYGTSVLKIDRTTLLVVVIVGSVTWLVSILVTAAWSDRVGRKPVYLAGSVLLVVWPIPFFLLVDTRATVWLLVAVVVLNVGLGATYGPQSALFAELFEPRYRYSGASFSYAVGAVLGGGFAPLIATALQTSTGTSLSVSLYLVGVAVLSLVAVLFIPRSQPV; this is encoded by the coding sequence GTGAGCACCCCGGCGGTCGCGGCCCGGCAGTTGCGCCGGGTCGCCGTGGCGAGCGCCGTGGGGACCACGATCGAGTGGTACGACTACTTCATCTACAGCACGGCGACGGCCCTCGTGTTCGGCAAGCTCTTCTTCACGACGCTGTCACCCGCTTCCGGCACCCTCGCCGCGTTCGCGACGCTCGGGGTCGGCTTCCTGGCCCGCCCGGTCGGCGGGATCCTCTGGGGCCACTTCGGCGACCGCGTCGGCCGCAAGGCGATGCTGGTGCTGTCGCTGCTCCTGATGGGCGTGGCGACGGTCGGCGTCGGGCTGCTGCCGACGTACTCCGCCATCGGGGTCTGGGCGCCGATCCTGCTGCTGGTCCTGCGGCTCCTGCAGGGCCTGAGCGCGGGCGGTGAGTGGGGCGGCGCCGCGCTGATGGCGGTCGAGCACGCCCCGGACGGACACCGCGGGCGCTACGGCGCCTTCTCGCAGATCGGCGTCCCGGCCGGGCTGATCCTGGCGCAGCTGATGTTCTTCGTCCTCGGCCGTTCGCTGACCGACGCGCAGTTCGCGGCGTGGGGCTGGCGGGTGCCGTTCCTGGCGAGCATCGTGCTGGTCGCCGTCGGGCTGGTGATCCGGCTGCGGATCGAGGAGAGCCCGGTGTTCGCGCGGCTGCGGGACGCGGAAGCGCGCAGCAGCCGTCCGATGGCCGACGTCCTGCGCGAGCGGCCGCGGGCGCTGCTCGTGGCGTCCGGCAGCTTCATCGCCAACACCGCGATCGGCTACATCTTCCTGGCGTACCTGCTGTCCTACGGCACTTCGGTGCTGAAGATCGACCGGACCACGCTGCTCGTCGTGGTGATCGTCGGCAGCGTGACGTGGCTGGTGAGCATCCTCGTCACGGCCGCGTGGTCGGACCGCGTGGGCCGCAAACCGGTGTACCTGGCCGGGTCGGTGCTGCTGGTGGTCTGGCCGATCCCGTTCTTCCTGCTGGTCGACACGCGCGCCACCGTGTGGCTGCTGGTGGCGGTGGTGGTGCTCAACGTCGGCCTCGGCGCGACGTACGGGCCGCAGTCGGCGTTGTTCGCGGAGCTGTTCGAGCCGCGCTACCGCTACAGCGGGGCGTCGTTCTCCTACGCGGTCGGCGCGGTGCTGGGCGGCGGCTTCGCGCCGCTGATCGCGACGGCGCTGCAGACGTCCACCGGAACTTCGCTTTCGGTGTCGCTCTACCTGGTGGGGGTGGCGGTGCTGAGCCTGGTCGCGGTGCTGTTCATCCCGCGCTCACAGCCGGTCTAG
- a CDS encoding SGNH/GDSL hydrolase family protein: MRRFLAVSAAILAGFGLLTSAGSANPESALPNLAQHAVGGWVGTWAAAPASAVANTPDGYPGFSIRNVVHSSAGGGRARVHLSNAFGATPLTFGHVTIAVQGTGPDAVPGSLRNLTFGGAPSVVVPAGAEALSDPAGLRVPADANLLVTTYVPTKSGPVTYHPAAAQTSYFTRAGDFAGSESGAPYTEQTSVWHYVSGVDVQGGAEASIVALGDSITDGVGSQAGANHRWPDYLADRLHGRFGVLNAGISANRLLLDVPGSGAGQNALSRFDRDVLGVGGVRTLIMLEGINDIQQDPHQTDPDAITSAYRQLVAQAHARGIRVVGATLTPFKGWRVYDDTLEATRQAVNAFIRTSGVFDAVADFDAAVRNPADPLTLLPAYDSGDHLHPGDAGYERMAAAVRLDRL; the protein is encoded by the coding sequence ATGCGACGCTTTCTGGCCGTGAGCGCGGCGATCCTGGCGGGTTTCGGACTCCTCACATCGGCGGGCAGCGCAAATCCGGAAAGCGCTCTCCCGAACCTCGCGCAGCACGCCGTCGGCGGCTGGGTCGGGACCTGGGCCGCGGCGCCCGCGTCCGCCGTCGCGAACACGCCGGACGGCTACCCCGGCTTCTCGATTCGCAACGTCGTGCACAGCAGCGCCGGCGGCGGGCGGGCCCGCGTCCACCTCTCCAACGCCTTCGGGGCCACGCCCCTCACCTTCGGGCACGTCACCATCGCGGTGCAGGGCACCGGGCCGGACGCGGTGCCGGGCTCGCTGCGGAACCTCACGTTCGGCGGTGCGCCGAGCGTGGTCGTGCCCGCGGGCGCCGAAGCGCTCAGCGACCCGGCCGGACTGCGGGTGCCCGCCGACGCCAACCTGCTCGTGACGACCTACGTGCCCACGAAGTCCGGGCCCGTCACCTACCACCCGGCCGCGGCGCAGACGTCGTACTTCACCCGGGCCGGCGACTTCGCCGGCAGCGAGTCCGGCGCGCCCTACACCGAGCAGACTTCCGTGTGGCACTACGTTTCCGGCGTCGACGTCCAGGGCGGCGCCGAGGCTTCGATCGTCGCGCTCGGCGATTCGATCACCGACGGCGTCGGCTCGCAGGCCGGCGCGAACCACCGCTGGCCGGACTACCTCGCCGACCGGCTGCACGGCCGGTTCGGCGTCCTGAACGCGGGCATCAGCGCCAACCGGCTGCTGCTCGACGTCCCCGGCTCCGGCGCGGGCCAGAACGCGCTTTCCCGGTTCGACCGCGACGTCCTCGGCGTCGGCGGCGTGCGGACGCTCATCATGCTGGAAGGCATCAACGACATCCAGCAGGACCCGCACCAGACCGACCCGGACGCCATCACCTCGGCGTACCGCCAGCTGGTGGCGCAGGCGCACGCGCGCGGCATCCGGGTCGTCGGCGCCACGCTCACGCCGTTCAAGGGCTGGCGCGTCTACGACGACACGCTCGAAGCGACCCGCCAGGCGGTGAACGCGTTCATCCGCACCAGCGGGGTCTTCGACGCCGTCGCCGACTTCGACGCGGCGGTGCGCAACCCGGCCGACCCGCTCACCCTGCTGCCGGCCTACGACTCCGGCGACCACCTGCACCCCGGCGACGCGGGCTACGAGCGGATGGCCGCCGCCGTCCGCCTAGACCGGCTGTGA